A single window of Rhizobium indicum DNA harbors:
- the chvE gene encoding multiple monosaccharide ABC transporter substrate-binding protein, with the protein MKSIISLMAAAAFGVASFVMPAMAQDKGLVGIAMPTKSSARWIDDGNNIVKQLEAAGYKTDLQYADDDIPNQLSQIENMVTKGAKVLVIASIDGTTLSDVLQKAHDANIKVIAYDRLIRDSANVDYYATFDNFQVGVLQAGSIVDALGVKDGKGPFNIELFGGSPDDNNAFFFYDGAMSVLQPYIDSGKLVVKSGQTGMDKVGTLRWDAATAQARMDNLLSANYTDAKVNAVLSPYDGLSIGIISSLKGVGYGTPDQPLPVVSGQDAEVPSVKSIIAGEQHSTVFKDTRELAKVTVAMVDAVMSGKEPEVNDTKTYDNGVKIVPSYLLKPVAVDKTNYKQILVDGGYYTEDKLK; encoded by the coding sequence ATGAAATCCATTATCTCATTGATGGCTGCGGCTGCCTTCGGCGTCGCTTCGTTCGTTATGCCGGCAATGGCGCAGGACAAGGGGCTTGTCGGCATCGCGATGCCGACGAAGTCTTCGGCTCGCTGGATCGACGACGGCAACAACATCGTCAAGCAGCTCGAGGCCGCTGGCTACAAGACCGACCTGCAGTATGCTGACGACGATATTCCGAACCAGCTTTCGCAGATCGAAAACATGGTCACCAAGGGTGCCAAGGTTCTCGTCATCGCTTCGATCGACGGCACGACGCTTTCCGACGTTCTCCAGAAGGCTCATGACGCCAACATCAAGGTGATCGCATACGACCGCCTGATCCGCGACTCGGCCAACGTCGACTACTACGCCACCTTCGACAACTTCCAGGTCGGCGTTCTGCAGGCTGGCTCCATCGTCGACGCCCTCGGCGTCAAGGACGGCAAGGGCCCGTTCAACATCGAACTGTTCGGCGGTTCGCCGGACGACAACAACGCCTTCTTCTTCTATGACGGCGCAATGTCGGTTCTGCAGCCTTACATCGACAGCGGCAAGCTCGTCGTGAAGTCCGGCCAGACCGGCATGGACAAGGTCGGCACGCTGCGTTGGGACGCTGCAACGGCCCAGGCCCGCATGGACAACCTGCTCTCGGCGAACTACACCGACGCCAAGGTCAATGCCGTCCTGTCTCCCTATGACGGTCTGTCCATCGGCATAATCTCGTCGCTGAAGGGCGTCGGCTACGGTACTCCGGACCAGCCGCTCCCGGTTGTTTCCGGTCAGGACGCTGAAGTTCCGTCGGTCAAGTCGATCATTGCTGGCGAACAGCACTCGACGGTCTTCAAGGACACCCGCGAACTCGCCAAGGTCACCGTTGCCATGGTCGATGCCGTCATGTCCGGCAAGGAGCCCGAGGTCAACGACACGAAGACCTACGACAACGGCGTCAAGATCGTTCCGTCCTATCTGCTGAAGCCGGTTGCCGTCGACAAGACCAACTACAAGCAGATCCTCGTCGACGGCGGTTACTACACCGAAGACAAGCTGAAGTAA
- a CDS encoding LysR family transcriptional regulator: MTIVSEPFSMDHVDIHSDNFGDDSLLRAGLKLNHLRMIVAIEDSGQISAAAEVLNISQPAASRMLSEMESITKTSLYERVARGVVLTTFGAALARRARKILLELREASREIGELKSGKGGSVFIGAVTAPAMSLVVPAINKVRKAYPGIEINIQVETSNVLARELLAARHDFIIGRIPDDLNPRLFEVKEIGIERACLIVRSRHPLMKQKTSSLAEVRDYDWVFQPPGTLLRRTIEDVFLSRGVALPENIVNTSSLLLTCAIICETDAIAPVAVDVAQFLASQGSKASDVRMLPIDFDINVKPYSMITARERALPPSARLLYDIILEESRKQAG, translated from the coding sequence ATGACGATTGTTTCTGAGCCATTTTCGATGGATCACGTCGATATCCACAGCGATAATTTCGGCGATGACAGCCTGTTACGCGCAGGACTTAAGCTGAATCACCTGCGCATGATCGTCGCAATCGAAGATAGCGGACAGATTTCCGCCGCAGCCGAGGTTCTGAACATTTCGCAGCCTGCCGCGTCGCGGATGTTGTCCGAAATGGAATCGATCACCAAGACGTCGCTCTATGAGCGCGTGGCCCGCGGCGTGGTGCTGACGACCTTCGGCGCAGCGCTTGCTCGAAGGGCTCGGAAGATCCTCCTGGAGCTGCGCGAGGCGAGCCGCGAGATCGGTGAATTGAAAAGCGGCAAGGGCGGCTCGGTCTTCATCGGCGCAGTGACGGCGCCGGCCATGAGCCTCGTCGTGCCGGCAATCAACAAGGTGCGCAAGGCCTATCCCGGCATTGAGATCAACATCCAGGTGGAGACGAGCAACGTGCTTGCCCGCGAGCTGCTCGCCGCCCGCCATGACTTCATCATCGGCCGCATTCCCGATGATCTCAATCCGCGCCTGTTCGAGGTGAAGGAGATCGGCATCGAACGGGCTTGCCTGATCGTGCGCAGCCGCCATCCGCTCATGAAGCAAAAGACGAGCAGCCTCGCCGAGGTCAGGGATTACGACTGGGTGTTCCAGCCGCCGGGTACGCTGCTGCGCCGCACGATCGAGGACGTCTTCCTGTCGCGTGGCGTGGCGTTGCCCGAAAACATCGTCAACACCTCCTCGCTGCTTTTGACCTGTGCCATCATCTGCGAAACCGATGCGATCGCTCCCGTCGCCGTCGATGTCGCGCAGTTCCTTGCAAGCCAGGGCTCGAAGGCTTCCGATGTGCGCATGCTGCCGATCGATTTCGACATCAACGTCAAGCCCTACAGCATGATCACCGCCAGAGAACGGGCGCTGCCGCCGAGTGCAAGGCTGCTCTACGACATCATCCTCGAGGAGAGCCGCAAGCAGGCCGGCTGA